The Nocardioides salarius genome includes a region encoding these proteins:
- a CDS encoding FUSC family protein — protein sequence MAAAPIDELWNRGLARGRSSYRGRVARWKTKRWHIAQCAVAAALAWLVASELLGHSVPVFAPIAAVVSLGTSYGQRLRRVAEVTVGVAVGVGLADLLVAWLGAGWWQLGVIVGLAMTVAVLLDGGTLLVNQAAIQSVFVVALLPGTGESLTRWSDALVGGAVALLAATVVPAAPLRRPREQAAVVLRKQADLLRGAAEVIVDGDAERGLELLAEARSTDPLLRELKAAADEGMAVVASSPFRVRHRPEIRRMVDVVSPMDRAIRSTRVLMRQVAVAAYHRRPVPSSYAELARDLAHAVDVVAAELATDRVPVAARSFLVRVGLDSGRVERSPEMTGDVVLAQLRSIVVDLLMLTGMGQLEATDTLPPPPG from the coding sequence ATGGCAGCGGCCCCGATCGACGAGCTCTGGAACCGCGGTCTGGCGCGCGGGCGGTCGTCCTACCGAGGCCGCGTGGCCCGGTGGAAGACCAAGCGCTGGCACATCGCCCAGTGCGCGGTGGCCGCCGCACTGGCGTGGCTGGTGGCCTCCGAGCTGCTCGGGCACAGCGTGCCGGTCTTCGCGCCGATCGCCGCGGTGGTCAGCCTCGGCACCTCCTACGGCCAGCGCCTGCGCCGCGTCGCGGAGGTCACCGTGGGCGTGGCGGTGGGCGTCGGCCTGGCCGACCTGCTGGTCGCCTGGCTGGGGGCGGGCTGGTGGCAGCTGGGCGTGATCGTCGGGCTGGCGATGACCGTGGCCGTGCTCCTCGACGGCGGCACCCTGCTGGTCAACCAGGCCGCGATCCAGTCGGTCTTCGTGGTCGCGCTGCTGCCCGGCACCGGCGAGTCGCTGACCCGGTGGAGCGACGCGCTGGTGGGCGGCGCGGTGGCCCTGCTGGCCGCGACCGTGGTGCCGGCCGCCCCGCTGCGCCGACCTCGCGAGCAGGCCGCGGTGGTGCTGCGCAAGCAGGCCGACCTGCTGCGCGGCGCCGCCGAGGTGATCGTCGACGGCGACGCCGAGCGCGGCCTCGAGCTGCTCGCCGAGGCCCGCTCGACCGACCCGCTGCTGCGCGAGCTCAAGGCGGCGGCCGACGAAGGCATGGCGGTGGTGGCGTCCTCGCCGTTCCGGGTGCGGCACCGGCCCGAGATCCGGCGGATGGTCGACGTCGTCTCGCCGATGGACCGCGCGATCCGCAGCACCCGGGTGCTGATGCGCCAGGTCGCGGTGGCGGCCTACCACCGCCGCCCCGTCCCGTCGTCGTACGCCGAGCTGGCCCGCGACCTCGCGCACGCCGTCGACGTCGTGGCGGCCGAGCTGGCGACCGACCGGGTGCCGGTCGCGGCGCGCTCGTTCCTGGTGCGCGTCGGGCTCGACTCGGGCCGCGTCGAGCGCTCCCCGGAGATGACCGGCGACGTGGTGCTGGCCCAGCTGCGCTCCATCGTGGTCGACCTCTTGATGCTCACCGGGATGGGCCAGCTGGAGGCCACCGACACGCTGCCGCCACCGCCGGGCTGA
- a CDS encoding threonine/serine ThrE exporter family protein yields MLEAREANLTIDLCLRVGELLLSSGAGAADVTATMQGVARELGMRNADVDITFTSLAMSYQANPEEPALASARQVTRRAIDYDHLTQVDHLVRRVLDGLVDVHEARSELAQIVSTGHDRRRWAVTGGWGLMCGGVAIQLGGGPLVIALAVVSAILIDKVQDRMQRRRMPSFYQQVVGGGVATLLALGVGATPLSVNVSLVVTANIIMLLAGIGFMGALQDALTGFYVTASARLLEAFLATAGIIAGVTGGLSVASSLGVRIPQLEPGVANLQSAGMLALGSAIAASAFAYSTYAPRRILVPIALVAGTAITISRVIELAEVGRAWSVAIAALFVGLVSFTVSGRMRVPPLVVVVPAIVPMLPGLSIYRGLTLLSEGGSATSPGLLAMVAAISVAIALASGVILGEYVAQPLKREAQRVEARLAGPRLVGPVHVMSSTRRRRRKRAEAAREAEETDGS; encoded by the coding sequence ATGCTCGAAGCGCGCGAGGCGAACCTCACCATCGACCTGTGCCTGCGGGTCGGTGAGCTGCTGCTCTCCTCGGGCGCCGGGGCGGCCGACGTCACCGCGACCATGCAGGGCGTGGCGCGCGAGCTCGGCATGCGCAACGCCGACGTCGACATCACCTTCACCTCGCTGGCGATGTCCTACCAGGCCAACCCGGAGGAGCCCGCGCTCGCGTCGGCCCGCCAGGTGACCCGCCGCGCCATCGACTACGACCACCTGACCCAGGTGGACCACCTGGTGCGCCGGGTCCTCGACGGCCTGGTCGACGTGCACGAGGCGCGCAGCGAGCTCGCCCAGATCGTCTCCACCGGCCACGACCGCCGGCGCTGGGCCGTGACCGGCGGCTGGGGCCTGATGTGCGGCGGCGTCGCGATCCAGCTGGGCGGCGGGCCGCTGGTGATCGCGCTGGCGGTGGTCTCGGCGATCCTCATCGACAAGGTGCAGGACCGGATGCAGCGGCGCCGGATGCCGTCGTTCTACCAGCAGGTCGTGGGCGGCGGCGTCGCCACGCTGCTGGCGCTGGGCGTGGGCGCCACCCCGCTCTCGGTCAACGTCTCGCTGGTCGTGACCGCCAACATCATCATGCTGCTGGCCGGCATCGGCTTCATGGGAGCGCTCCAGGACGCCCTCACCGGCTTCTACGTCACCGCCTCGGCCCGCCTGCTCGAGGCGTTCCTGGCCACCGCCGGGATCATCGCCGGGGTGACGGGCGGCCTGAGCGTGGCCAGCTCGCTGGGGGTGCGCATCCCGCAGCTCGAGCCGGGCGTGGCCAACCTGCAGTCGGCCGGCATGCTGGCGCTCGGCTCGGCCATCGCCGCCTCCGCCTTCGCCTACTCGACCTACGCGCCGCGGCGCATCCTCGTCCCGATCGCGCTGGTCGCCGGCACCGCCATCACGATCAGCCGGGTCATCGAGCTCGCCGAGGTCGGGCGCGCCTGGTCGGTGGCGATCGCGGCCCTCTTCGTGGGCCTGGTCAGCTTCACCGTCTCGGGGCGGATGCGGGTGCCGCCCCTGGTCGTGGTGGTGCCGGCGATCGTGCCGATGCTGCCCGGCCTGTCGATCTACCGCGGCCTGACCCTGCTCAGCGAGGGTGGCAGCGCGACCTCGCCGGGCCTGCTGGCCATGGTCGCGGCGATCTCGGTCGCGATCGCGCTGGCCAGCGGCGTGATCCTCGGCGAGTACGTCGCCCAGCCGCTCAAGCGCGAGGCGCAGCGCGTCGAGGCCCGCCTGGCCGGCCCGCGCCTGGTCGGCCCGGTGCACGTCATGAGCAGCACCCGTCGACGCCGCCGCAAGCGCGCCGAGGCCGCCCGCGAGGCCGAGGAGACCGACGGCTCCTAG
- a CDS encoding HNH endonuclease family protein has protein sequence MTALVLTLLTSGSAVVLPAVGAAPAAAAAKQYSAPLSVAIGDLVGASEVRTGYSRTLFKHWTDADGDGCSTRNEVLIAEADDPVTVGSGCSLTGGRWFSYYDGVSWTDPSDVDIDHMVPLAEAWDSGASGWSSTTREAFANDLDDYRSLVGVTDNVNQSKSDQDPADWLPAQRVCRYVREWVAVKHRWRLSVDAAERSALSSVASGCSDTTITVTLAR, from the coding sequence GTGACCGCCCTGGTCCTCACCCTCCTCACCAGCGGGTCGGCGGTGGTGCTGCCCGCGGTGGGTGCCGCTCCTGCCGCCGCAGCCGCCAAGCAGTACTCCGCCCCGCTGAGCGTGGCGATCGGCGACCTGGTGGGCGCCTCCGAGGTGCGCACCGGCTACAGCCGGACCCTCTTCAAGCACTGGACCGACGCCGACGGCGACGGCTGCTCGACCCGCAACGAGGTGCTGATCGCCGAGGCCGACGACCCGGTCACCGTGGGCTCGGGCTGCTCGCTGACCGGCGGGCGCTGGTTCTCCTACTACGACGGCGTCTCGTGGACCGACCCCTCGGACGTCGACATCGACCACATGGTGCCGCTCGCCGAGGCCTGGGACTCGGGCGCCTCGGGATGGTCCTCGACCACCCGCGAGGCCTTCGCCAACGACCTGGACGACTACCGCAGCCTGGTCGGCGTGACCGACAACGTGAACCAGTCCAAGAGCGACCAGGACCCGGCGGACTGGTTGCCCGCCCAGCGGGTCTGCCGCTACGTGCGCGAGTGGGTGGCGGTCAAGCACCGCTGGCGCCTGAGCGTCGACGCCGCCGAGCGGTCGGCGCTGTCGTCGGTGGCCTCCGGCTGCAGCGACACCACCATCACGGTGACCCTGGCGCGCTGA
- a CDS encoding flavin-containing monooxygenase, which translates to MSTAAPSRTRTVDHLVVGAGFAGLCAAIKLAEDGEHDLVVVEKGGDVGGTWRDNSYPGAACDVPSQLYSFSFAPNPDWSMSFSPQPEIQAYLQRVARESGVLDRVELHTAFVDAAWDDATQRWSVVTQGPEGRTTWTSRTLLMGAGSLSEPRLPDIEGIDDFAGEVFHSARWDHSVDLRGKRVAVIGTGASAIQIVPELQEVVSHLDLYQRTAPYVLPRHDRRYTALEKAALRHVPGLQRAYRSAIYWGRETYVPAFTVDARIALPAKKAALANLRKAVADPDLRERLTPPFELGCKRVLISNRYYPAVASDNVELVTDPIARVSATGVVSADGTERPVDVLVVATGFTATDLPFAHHTTGRTGRTLAQRWDETGMAAYKGTTVPEFPNLFMLVGPNTGLGHSSMVFMIESQVAYVRDAIATLRRDRYASVEPTEQATAAFNDDLQRRMRRTVWSTGGCSSWYLDEHGRNTTLWPRTTFTFRRLLARFDVSAYAVTAEPGSPGSPTTPPHPSSTDREAVTA; encoded by the coding sequence ATGTCCACTGCTGCTCCCTCCCGCACCCGGACCGTCGACCACCTCGTCGTCGGCGCCGGCTTCGCCGGCCTGTGCGCCGCGATCAAGCTCGCCGAGGACGGCGAGCACGACCTGGTGGTCGTCGAGAAGGGCGGTGACGTGGGTGGCACCTGGCGCGACAACAGCTACCCCGGCGCCGCCTGCGACGTGCCCAGCCAGCTCTACTCCTTCTCCTTCGCGCCCAACCCCGACTGGTCGATGTCCTTCTCGCCCCAGCCGGAGATCCAGGCCTACCTGCAGCGGGTGGCGCGCGAGTCGGGGGTCCTCGACCGCGTCGAGCTGCACACCGCGTTCGTCGACGCGGCGTGGGACGACGCGACCCAGCGCTGGAGCGTCGTCACCCAGGGCCCCGAGGGCCGCACCACCTGGACCTCGCGCACCCTGCTGATGGGCGCCGGCAGCCTCTCCGAGCCGCGGCTGCCCGACATCGAGGGCATCGACGACTTCGCCGGCGAGGTCTTCCACTCCGCACGCTGGGACCACTCGGTCGACCTGCGCGGCAAGCGGGTGGCCGTCATCGGCACCGGTGCCTCGGCCATCCAGATCGTGCCCGAGCTGCAGGAGGTCGTCTCCCACCTCGACCTCTACCAGCGCACCGCGCCCTACGTGCTGCCGCGCCACGACCGGCGCTACACCGCCCTCGAGAAGGCCGCGCTGCGCCACGTGCCCGGCCTGCAGCGCGCCTACCGCTCGGCCATCTACTGGGGCCGCGAGACCTACGTGCCGGCCTTCACCGTCGACGCCAGGATCGCGCTGCCGGCCAAGAAGGCCGCGCTGGCCAACCTGCGCAAGGCCGTGGCCGACCCCGACCTGCGCGAGCGCCTCACCCCGCCCTTCGAGCTGGGCTGCAAGCGGGTGCTGATCTCCAACCGCTACTACCCCGCCGTGGCCTCCGACAACGTCGAGCTCGTCACCGACCCCATCGCCCGGGTCAGCGCCACCGGCGTCGTGAGCGCCGACGGCACCGAGCGCCCGGTCGACGTGCTGGTGGTGGCCACCGGCTTCACCGCCACCGACCTGCCCTTCGCCCACCACACCACCGGGCGCACCGGCCGCACGCTGGCGCAGCGGTGGGACGAGACCGGGATGGCCGCCTACAAGGGCACCACGGTGCCGGAGTTCCCCAACCTGTTCATGCTGGTGGGCCCCAACACCGGGCTGGGCCACTCCAGCATGGTCTTCATGATCGAGTCGCAGGTCGCCTACGTGCGCGACGCGATCGCCACCCTGCGCCGCGACCGCTACGCCAGCGTCGAGCCCACCGAGCAGGCCACCGCCGCCTTCAACGACGACCTGCAGCGCCGGATGCGCCGCACCGTGTGGTCCACCGGCGGCTGCTCGAGCTGGTACCTCGACGAGCACGGGCGCAACACCACGCTGTGGCCGCGCACCACCTTCACCTTCCGCCGGCTGCTGGCGCGCTTCGACGTGTCGGCGTACGCCGTCACCGCAGAGCCCGGCTCCCCCGGCTCGCCCACGACACCCCCGCACCCCAGCAGCACCGACCGAGAGGCAGTGACCGCATGA
- a CDS encoding TetR/AcrR family transcriptional regulator yields MSPHTPAPRTRLSPEQRRSQLLDLGVRLLATRSVDELSIDLLAEEAGISRGLLYHYFGNKHAFHEAVVRRAADDLVSQTAPPVEGDPVHRLLVSVTAYVDYVDANYEGYLSLVRGAASGNETLREIYEDARRALTDRIFEEDPNGNLVPDTPAARLLARGWAAMVEELVLRWKVQPDGVSRDELLALIAGSLPALAQLLPEQQ; encoded by the coding sequence GTGAGTCCCCACACGCCCGCACCCCGCACCCGGCTGAGCCCCGAGCAGCGCCGCTCCCAGCTGCTCGACCTCGGCGTGCGGCTGCTGGCCACCCGCTCGGTCGACGAGCTGAGCATCGACCTGCTCGCGGAGGAGGCGGGCATCTCGCGCGGCCTGCTCTACCACTACTTCGGCAACAAGCACGCCTTCCACGAGGCGGTCGTGCGCCGTGCGGCCGACGACCTGGTCAGCCAGACCGCGCCTCCGGTGGAGGGTGACCCGGTGCACCGGCTGCTGGTCTCGGTCACGGCGTACGTCGACTACGTGGACGCCAACTACGAGGGCTACCTGTCGCTGGTGCGCGGCGCCGCCAGCGGCAACGAGACGCTGCGCGAGATCTACGAGGACGCCCGGCGGGCCCTGACCGACCGGATCTTCGAGGAGGACCCGAACGGCAACCTGGTGCCCGACACCCCCGCCGCCCGGCTGCTGGCGCGCGGCTGGGCGGCGATGGTGGAGGAGCTGGTGCTGCGCTGGAAGGTGCAGCCCGACGGGGTCTCCCGCGACGAGCTGCTGGCGCTGATCGCCGGCTCGCTGCCGGCGCTGGCCCAGCTGCTGCCCGAGCAGCAGTAG
- a CDS encoding SDR family NAD(P)-dependent oxidoreductase, with the protein MKNLRDKVVVITGAASGIGRALALDLAGKGALLALSDVDDAGLAGTVELARAAGAREVRGDRLDVADRAAFEAYAEAVVAHFGRVNVVVNNAGVALAGDLLDLEYDDIDWIIGINFWGVVHGTKAFLPHLIASGEGHVVNISSLFGLISMPGQSMYNAAKYAVRGMTEALREEMLVAGHPVGVTSVHPGGIKTAIARNARVSAREDKTKTAELFDKKLARMTPEKAAQIIVRGITRNQARVLVGIDAHALHHLAKLTGSRYQDIIARSAKKVLPQDATVV; encoded by the coding sequence ATGAAGAACCTCCGCGACAAGGTCGTCGTGATCACCGGAGCCGCGTCCGGCATCGGCCGCGCGCTCGCGCTCGACCTGGCCGGCAAGGGCGCCCTCCTGGCCCTCAGCGACGTCGACGACGCCGGGCTGGCCGGCACCGTCGAGCTGGCCCGCGCCGCCGGCGCGCGCGAGGTCCGCGGCGACCGGCTCGACGTGGCCGACCGAGCCGCCTTCGAGGCCTACGCCGAGGCCGTGGTCGCGCACTTCGGGCGCGTCAACGTCGTGGTCAACAACGCCGGCGTCGCGCTGGCCGGCGACCTGCTCGACCTCGAGTACGACGACATCGACTGGATCATCGGCATCAACTTCTGGGGCGTCGTGCACGGCACCAAGGCGTTCCTGCCCCACCTGATCGCCTCGGGCGAGGGCCACGTCGTCAACATCTCCTCGCTCTTCGGGCTGATCTCGATGCCCGGCCAGAGCATGTACAACGCCGCCAAGTACGCCGTGCGCGGCATGACCGAGGCGCTGCGCGAGGAGATGCTGGTGGCCGGGCACCCCGTCGGGGTGACCTCGGTGCACCCCGGTGGCATCAAGACCGCCATCGCCCGCAACGCGCGGGTCTCCGCGCGCGAGGACAAGACCAAGACCGCCGAGCTGTTCGACAAGAAGCTGGCCCGGATGACCCCCGAGAAGGCCGCGCAGATCATCGTGCGCGGCATCACCCGCAACCAGGCGCGGGTGCTGGTCGGCATCGACGCGCACGCCCTGCACCACCTGGCCAAGCTCACCGGCTCGCGCTACCAGGACATCATCGCCAGGAGCGCCAAGAAGGTGCTGCCGCAGGACGCGACGGTCGTCTGA
- a CDS encoding WS/DGAT/MGAT family O-acyltransferase — protein sequence MVSAIDPTATGFLLAENRNMPMHVGGLQLFEKPEGAGPEYIREMYEAMRDVDEIAPLFLKHPHRSVRTAGQLVWKPDLQFDAHHHVRHSALPAPGRYRELFELCSRLHSTRLAWERPLWEAHVIEGLEDGRVALYTKTHHALVDGVSAMRLLQSVLTTDPDLRGMPAPWAAGPPRSRSGRGVEAPSLPQIPVAALRSALALTAEAAAMPAALVRTLSKGVRNETSAVSFHAPRTIFNQSITGARRFAAEDWPIERLRAIGKATGTTINDVVMAMCSGAIRSYLLELDALPDTPLVAMVPVGLNAKQSQIASAEGGNAVGAVMVQLATERPDPADRLRAIHDSMQAGKEALSSMTQVQILAMSALGQAPMILAPLLRMQGIVRPPYNLIISNVPGPRTTHYWNGARLVGTYPLSIPINGMALNITCTSYDGRIAFGLTGCRRTVPHLQRLLVHLEDEVAALEKAAGVG from the coding sequence GTGGTCTCAGCCATCGACCCCACCGCCACCGGCTTCCTGCTGGCGGAGAACCGCAACATGCCGATGCACGTGGGTGGGCTGCAGCTCTTCGAGAAGCCCGAGGGGGCCGGCCCGGAGTACATCCGAGAGATGTACGAGGCGATGCGCGACGTCGACGAGATCGCGCCGCTCTTCCTCAAGCACCCGCACCGCTCGGTGCGCACCGCGGGCCAGCTGGTCTGGAAGCCCGACCTGCAGTTCGACGCCCACCACCACGTGCGGCACAGCGCGCTGCCGGCCCCGGGGCGCTACCGCGAGCTCTTCGAGCTGTGCTCGCGGCTGCACTCCACCCGTCTGGCCTGGGAGCGCCCCCTGTGGGAGGCGCACGTGATCGAGGGCCTCGAGGACGGCCGCGTCGCGCTCTACACCAAGACCCACCACGCGCTGGTCGACGGCGTCTCGGCGATGCGGCTGCTGCAGAGCGTGCTCACCACCGACCCCGACCTGCGCGGCATGCCCGCGCCGTGGGCCGCCGGCCCGCCACGCAGCCGGTCGGGTCGGGGGGTCGAGGCGCCGTCGCTGCCGCAGATCCCGGTGGCCGCGCTGCGCAGCGCGCTCGCGCTGACCGCCGAGGCGGCGGCGATGCCGGCCGCGCTCGTGCGCACCCTCAGCAAGGGCGTGCGCAACGAGACCTCGGCGGTCTCCTTCCACGCCCCCCGCACCATCTTCAACCAGAGCATCACCGGGGCCCGCCGCTTCGCCGCCGAGGACTGGCCCATCGAGCGGCTGCGCGCCATCGGCAAGGCCACCGGCACCACCATCAACGACGTGGTGATGGCCATGTGCAGCGGCGCGATACGCTCCTACCTGCTCGAGCTCGACGCCCTGCCCGACACCCCGCTGGTGGCGATGGTGCCGGTGGGCCTCAACGCCAAGCAGTCGCAGATCGCCTCGGCCGAGGGTGGCAACGCGGTGGGCGCGGTGATGGTGCAGCTGGCCACCGAGCGCCCCGACCCCGCCGACCGGCTGCGCGCCATCCACGACTCGATGCAGGCCGGCAAGGAGGCCCTGTCGTCGATGACGCAGGTGCAGATCCTGGCGATGAGCGCGCTGGGCCAGGCCCCGATGATCCTGGCGCCGCTGCTGCGGATGCAGGGCATCGTGCGACCGCCGTACAACCTGATCATCAGCAACGTGCCCGGGCCGCGCACCACCCACTACTGGAACGGCGCGCGACTGGTCGGCACCTACCCGCTCTCGATCCCGATCAACGGGATGGCGCTCAACATCACCTGCACGTCGTACGACGGGCGCATCGCCTTCGGGCTGACCGGCTGCCGCCGCACGGTGCCGCACCTGCAGCGGCTGCTGGTGCACCTCGAGGACGAGGTCGCCGCGCTGGAGAAGGCGGCCGGGGTCGGTTGA
- a CDS encoding site-specific DNA-methyltransferase has translation MGTWNTLVEGDNLDVLTDLAAREQVFDLVYIDPPYNTGNDFAYSDDIRGGAGASRHQAWVAMMRPRLELARGVMSARAALFVSIDDHEAAHLRLLLDEVFGEASFVAQVVVNLNPKGRQLGRGFATSHEYLLVYALDPARCALSATSAETVDERDFALLHEESGRRYRELPLRNTNKKFNPVTARTLHFSVWGDPGTGRVSTLPFEGGVEVSPVFGDGRPAVWRWSRPLIEQRADDLVCRTVRGRTGERVDVFQRDWLHPGRRKKLTTIWLAEEVGSTDTAVAELKELVGHVFESPKPTGLLRRILQTMPDDVAVLDFFAGSGTTGHAVALLNEEDGGTRTCLSVNRAEPTRPGSNAAQAGLATVADITRARLRAVAERHGGGLVELTQQVPPA, from the coding sequence GTGGGCACCTGGAACACCCTCGTCGAGGGCGACAACCTCGACGTGCTCACCGACCTGGCCGCCCGGGAGCAGGTCTTCGACCTGGTCTACATCGACCCGCCCTACAACACCGGCAACGACTTCGCCTACAGCGACGACATCCGCGGCGGTGCCGGCGCCTCGCGGCACCAGGCGTGGGTGGCGATGATGCGACCGCGCCTGGAGCTGGCGCGCGGTGTGATGTCGGCGAGGGCGGCGCTCTTCGTGAGCATCGACGACCACGAGGCCGCCCACCTGCGGCTGCTCCTCGACGAGGTCTTCGGCGAGGCGTCGTTCGTGGCGCAGGTCGTGGTCAACCTCAACCCCAAGGGCCGCCAGCTCGGGCGCGGCTTCGCCACCAGCCACGAGTACCTGCTGGTCTACGCCCTCGACCCGGCGCGCTGCGCGCTGAGCGCGACCAGCGCGGAGACCGTCGACGAGCGCGACTTCGCGCTGCTGCACGAGGAGAGCGGCCGGCGCTACCGCGAGCTGCCGCTGCGCAACACCAACAAGAAGTTCAACCCCGTCACCGCGCGCACCCTGCACTTCAGCGTGTGGGGCGACCCGGGCACCGGTCGGGTGTCGACGCTGCCCTTCGAGGGCGGCGTCGAGGTCAGTCCCGTCTTCGGCGACGGCCGCCCCGCCGTGTGGCGGTGGAGCCGCCCCCTCATCGAGCAGCGCGCCGACGACCTGGTCTGCCGCACCGTGCGGGGGCGCACCGGCGAGCGCGTCGACGTCTTCCAGCGCGACTGGCTGCACCCGGGCCGGCGCAAGAAGCTGACCACCATCTGGCTCGCCGAGGAGGTCGGCTCCACCGACACCGCCGTGGCCGAGCTGAAGGAGCTGGTGGGCCACGTCTTCGAGTCGCCCAAGCCGACCGGGCTGCTGCGCCGGATCCTGCAGACCATGCCCGACGACGTCGCGGTGCTCGACTTCTTCGCCGGCAGCGGCACCACCGGCCACGCCGTCGCCCTGCTCAACGAGGAGGACGGCGGCACCCGCACCTGCCTCAGCGTCAACCGGGCCGAGCCCACCCGGCCCGGTTCCAACGCCGCCCAGGCCGGCCTGGCCACGGTCGCCGACATCACCCGGGCGCGGCTGCGCGCGGTCGCCGAGCGCCACGGCGGCGGGCTGGTCGAGCTCACCCAGCAAGTGCCTCCCGCCTGA
- a CDS encoding DUF402 domain-containing protein: protein MSLPDPRPVRVEMSKWGERPHWSFDGLLLGEDEWGDWIGVPAGVLHERPGARFHSAVDTVTLAPREGWYAATFHAPGIWASVYVDLATPPVWDGDVLRSVDLDLDVVRTSEGRVYVDDEDEFEEHRVAFGYPDEVQAAAREWCGRVHRQVVAGATPYDGHAQRWLDHLAATTGAGCRDRAR, encoded by the coding sequence GTGAGCCTGCCCGACCCCCGCCCGGTCCGCGTCGAGATGAGCAAGTGGGGCGAGCGCCCGCACTGGTCCTTCGACGGGCTGCTGCTCGGCGAGGACGAGTGGGGCGACTGGATCGGGGTGCCCGCCGGTGTGCTGCACGAGCGACCCGGCGCGCGCTTCCACTCGGCCGTCGACACCGTGACCCTCGCCCCGCGCGAGGGCTGGTACGCCGCGACCTTCCACGCCCCGGGCATCTGGGCCTCGGTCTACGTCGACCTCGCCACGCCCCCGGTCTGGGACGGTGACGTGCTGCGCTCGGTCGACCTCGATCTCGACGTGGTGCGCACGTCGGAGGGGCGGGTCTACGTCGACGACGAGGACGAGTTCGAGGAGCACCGGGTCGCGTTCGGCTACCCGGACGAGGTCCAGGCAGCGGCCCGCGAGTGGTGCGGACGCGTGCACCGGCAGGTCGTGGCCGGCGCGACGCCGTACGACGGGCACGCCCAGCGGTGGCTGGACCACCTCGCGGCCACCACCGGTGCCGGCTGCCGGGACCGGGCCCGCTAG